The genomic stretch TCGGCAGGGGCAGAAAGCGCAAAGCAATCATCCCGGATGATGCGAACCCATCAGAGGATCGATGATATGAAGAGAACTCTGTTTTTTCTCCCGGTCATACTGATCGCCCTTGTGTGCGGGTGCACGCTGGCCCCGGAATACACGAGACCCGATTCCCCTGTCCCCGCCGACTGGCCGACCGGCCCCGCCTACGAAGACGCCCGGGCCGCGACCGATGTCCCGGCCGTCCAGGAGCTGCCGTGGCGGGAATTCATCACCGACACCCGGCTGCAGAAGGTCATCGAGATGGCCATGGAGGGCAACCGCGATCTGCGGCTCGCCGCCCTGAACGTGGAGAAGGTCCGCGCCCTGTATCGCATTCAGCGGGCCGAACTGTTCCCCGCGGTGAACGCGGCCGGGACCAGGTGGCGCGAGCGGGTGCCCGCCGATCTCTCAAGCTCCGGAAGGTCCATGATAGCTGAAGAGGACAGCGTCACCCTGGGGATCACTTCCTGGGAAATAGATTTCTTCGGGCGCATCCGCAGTCTGGAGGACAAGGCGCTTGAGGAATACCTTGCCACGGAACAGGCGCACCGCAGCGCGCGTCTCTCGCTGGTATCGGCGGTCGCCGGGACCTATCTGACCCTTGCGGCGGACCGGGAGAATCTCAAGCTTGCCATGAGCACCCTCGAAGCCCAGCGGGGCGCCTACGCGCTGATCCAGCGGCGCTACGAGGTCGGGCTCGTGACCGAGCTTGACCTGCGTCGTGCCCAGACACAGGTGGATGCGGCTCG from Deltaproteobacteria bacterium encodes the following:
- a CDS encoding efflux transporter outer membrane subunit produces the protein MKRTLFFLPVILIALVCGCTLAPEYTRPDSPVPADWPTGPAYEDARAATDVPAVQELPWREFITDTRLQKVIEMAMEGNRDLRLAALNVEKVRALYRIQRAELFPAVNAAGTRWRERVPADLSSSGRSMIAEEDSVTLGITSWEIDFFGRIRSLEDKALEEYLATEQAHRSARLSLVSAVAGTYLTLAADRENLKLAMSTLEAQRGAYALIQRRYEVGLVTELDLRRAQTQVDAARGDVARYTQMTAQDRNALDLLAGSAVPEDLLPPDLSSVKPLKDFSPGLSSEVLLNRPDIMAAEHRLKGAYAFIGAARAAFLPRVFLTTSVGTASNELSGLFGAGSATWNFVPQITMPIFDTRVWAALRVSKAEREIVLAEYEKAIQTAFREVADTLAARGSVDQQLSAQRSLVNAIAETYRLSHMRYTKGIDSYLSVLDAQRSLYGATQGLISLNLAKLVSQVKLYTVMGGGGA